One Lysinibacillus fusiformis genomic window carries:
- a CDS encoding AI-2E family transporter: MTRKVWFQVGVGILLALVITKYFIEIHWIFSPLAIILKTIFVPLLLGGVLYYVTEPIQRFLEKRRWPRWASILTIIVGLIALVGGLGMIIGSPIATQVNNLVKSAPMIGASIQDASEYVLRNKENFPPQLTSFINHIANSVQDIAVVASKGLVSFLQSIVSASLLAILIPFFFIFMLKDHEKFAPSIYKYFSGERREWVKKTLSEIDDVLRSYIQGQLQISFLLALIMYVGFLIIGLEYSLLLVIFAFFMNMIPFIGPWIALAPAVVVAVMQDPMLVIWVCVVTLVAQQIDSNFITPNVMGKSLDIHPLTVITIILAAGNIAGFIGIIIAVPFYAVLKVIVSNIYDQRNAIKKKATKSV; the protein is encoded by the coding sequence GTGACGAGGAAAGTCTGGTTTCAGGTTGGAGTAGGAATTTTACTAGCTCTAGTAATTACTAAATATTTTATAGAAATACATTGGATTTTTTCACCACTCGCTATTATTCTAAAAACTATTTTTGTGCCATTGTTATTAGGTGGCGTTTTGTATTATGTGACAGAGCCAATACAGCGGTTTTTAGAGAAACGCAGATGGCCTAGGTGGGCAAGTATACTGACGATTATCGTTGGGCTCATTGCCCTTGTTGGTGGTTTAGGCATGATTATTGGGAGTCCGATCGCGACACAAGTAAATAATCTTGTGAAAAGTGCACCGATGATAGGAGCAAGCATTCAAGATGCATCGGAATATGTATTACGAAACAAGGAAAATTTCCCACCGCAATTAACGTCCTTTATTAATCATATAGCAAATTCAGTACAAGATATTGCTGTAGTGGCAAGTAAAGGGCTTGTTTCGTTCTTACAATCTATTGTATCTGCTTCGTTATTGGCAATTTTAATTCCTTTCTTCTTCATTTTTATGTTGAAGGATCATGAAAAATTTGCGCCTTCCATTTATAAATATTTTAGTGGTGAACGTCGTGAATGGGTGAAAAAAACGTTAAGTGAAATTGACGATGTTTTACGTAGTTATATTCAGGGGCAATTGCAAATTAGTTTCTTATTGGCTCTAATTATGTATGTTGGCTTTTTAATTATTGGTTTAGAATATTCGTTGCTACTCGTAATTTTTGCTTTCTTTATGAATATGATACCATTTATCGGACCTTGGATTGCATTGGCGCCAGCTGTTGTTGTGGCTGTAATGCAAGATCCGATGCTTGTTATTTGGGTATGTGTAGTTACGCTTGTCGCACAGCAAATTGATAGCAATTTTATTACGCCAAATGTGATGGGAAAATCACTTGATATTCACCCATTAACGGTCATTACAATCATTTTAGCGGCAGGAAATATTGCTGGATTCATTGGTATTATTATTGCCGTACCGTTTTATGCGGTATTGAAGGTAATTGTGTCCAATATTTATGATCAACGCAATGCGATAAAGAAAAAGGCTACGAAGTCGGTATAG
- a CDS encoding NUDIX hydrolase: MEQEIVKVFNEQYEQIGTATRAEVHEKGLWHETFHCWLVNKDYIYFQIRSSQKKDYPGLLDITAAGHLLALETVEAGIREVKEELGLSINIQEVVRMGMTSCSIVSEKMIDNEFCHVYLYPFEHDWDSFELQYEEVSGVVRARLDEAQSFFLGETVTLNIEGYEYFPDGKRGRVVRPVSTAQFVPYRELYVAQVIEFVKDEMFK; encoded by the coding sequence ATGGAGCAAGAAATCGTAAAAGTTTTTAATGAACAGTACGAACAAATTGGCACAGCTACACGAGCCGAAGTGCATGAAAAGGGCTTATGGCATGAAACGTTTCATTGCTGGCTTGTAAATAAGGACTATATTTATTTCCAAATTCGTAGCTCTCAGAAGAAGGATTATCCTGGTTTACTTGATATTACTGCGGCAGGACATCTATTAGCGCTCGAGACAGTTGAAGCAGGTATTCGAGAAGTAAAGGAAGAGCTAGGTCTTAGTATCAATATTCAAGAAGTTGTGCGGATGGGCATGACGTCTTGTAGCATTGTATCTGAAAAGATGATTGACAATGAATTTTGTCATGTATACTTGTATCCATTTGAACATGATTGGGATTCTTTTGAGTTGCAATACGAGGAAGTATCAGGTGTTGTAAGGGCGAGACTGGATGAAGCACAATCATTCTTTTTGGGAGAAACCGTGACGCTTAATATTGAGGGTTATGAATACTTCCCAGATGGTAAACGAGGTAGAGTTGTACGACCTGTGAGTACAGCGCAATTCGTACCGTACAGAGAGCTTTATGTTGCACAAGTTATTGAATTTGTAAAAGATGAGATGTTTAAATAG